A region of Candidatus Megaera polyxenophila DNA encodes the following proteins:
- a CDS encoding ribonucleotide reductase of class III (anaerobic), activating protein: MPIETTYYKKPPIYDITPFTLQDFPNLSACILWFIGCNFRCLYCHNPDIVLTNKGKKHVNEIWHFLQSRQKLLEGVVVSGGECTLYPGLKLFLEKVRFLNFKIKLDTNGTNPTMIKSLCEQKLIDYIALDYKAPAGKFLQITKCKNQKAVFQTLDYLCSSNTPFEVRTTVHTSILNEDDINQIIIDLEARNFLGTYYLQNFTQCKTLFPLPDQKRELDFNLLHQPREFIIKARGFLESSPKLPYN; this comes from the coding sequence ATGCCAATAGAAACTACTTATTATAAAAAACCGCCGATTTATGATATTACCCCTTTTACGCTTCAAGATTTTCCAAATCTTAGTGCATGTATTTTGTGGTTTATCGGATGTAATTTTCGATGCCTTTATTGTCATAATCCGGACATCGTTTTAACAAATAAAGGGAAGAAACATGTAAACGAAATATGGCACTTTCTCCAGAGTAGACAAAAACTATTAGAAGGAGTGGTAGTATCAGGAGGAGAATGTACTCTATATCCCGGGTTAAAATTATTCTTGGAAAAGGTTAGGTTTTTAAACTTTAAAATCAAATTAGATACTAACGGGACAAATCCAACTATGATAAAAAGTTTATGCGAGCAAAAGCTGATAGATTATATAGCCCTAGATTATAAAGCTCCAGCAGGTAAATTTTTGCAAATAACAAAATGTAAAAATCAAAAAGCTGTTTTCCAAACCCTGGATTATTTATGTAGCAGTAATACACCTTTTGAGGTAAGAACTACTGTACATACAAGTATCTTAAATGAGGATGATATTAATCAAATAATAATTGACCTAGAGGCACGCAATTTCCTAGGTACTTATTATTTACAAAACTTTACTCAGTGTAAGACATTGTTTCCTTTGCCAGATCAAAAAAGGGAACTGGATTTTAATTTATTACACCAGCCTAGAGAATTTATTATAAAAGCTCGAGGATTTTTAGAGTCATCACCTAAATTGCCTTATAATTAA
- a CDS encoding ribonucleoside triphosphate reductase, which translates to MNVFDNKKITKESLINHLPISIYNSLQEAFYSAKTRIPKKFFISLISSLKKQKETENNITLIYHNLVKAKLFKVLEYFIHFQNEQNLINMTATDTKISCKETIEEYINKEDWRIKANANVSYSNASLINQTAGKIIANFWLDNVYSEEEMLSHRMADIHIHDLDSLTGYCAGWSLRVLLNEGFNGVLGRVSSRPPKHFNEALGQIANFLGVVQSEWAGAQALSSFDTYLAPYVFKDNLNFYQVKRLLRKFIYDLNMPTRWGQSPFTNITLDFKIPKDLQEQIPCINNEHLFENLQDDKEVLTRANARNVNSLKDLTYKNFQPEIEIIDQAFYEIMTEGDSNKQPFTFPIPTVNITEDFDWDSKAAKALFDNTAKMGSSYFQNFIGSQYVLDDKGNKIPNPEAYSPDSVRSMCCRLQLDLRELVKRGNGLFGSAEMTGSIGVTTINMARLGYKFKKDKKGLFDQLKYLMNLCKSVLEKRRKFVQEMYNRGLYPYTARYLKDFRNHFSTIGVNGMNEMLINFSDSAYDIASEQGIELCLEILEFMRKELKKYQEETGNLYNLEATPAEGATYRFAKEDKKYFPDIIQSGYSENIYYTNSSQLPVHFTDDPFKALEKQDKLQCKYTGGTVLHLYTNEILRLLLPVKIL; encoded by the coding sequence ATGAATGTCTTTGATAATAAGAAAATAACCAAAGAATCTCTAATTAATCATTTACCGATTTCAATATACAATAGCTTACAGGAAGCATTTTATAGTGCTAAAACCAGGATACCCAAGAAGTTCTTTATTAGTTTAATTTCAAGCTTAAAAAAGCAAAAAGAAACAGAAAATAATATAACATTAATTTACCACAATTTAGTTAAAGCGAAGTTGTTTAAAGTTTTGGAATATTTTATTCATTTTCAAAACGAGCAAAATCTAATTAATATGACAGCAACGGATACTAAAATTAGCTGTAAGGAAACCATAGAAGAATATATCAATAAAGAAGATTGGAGAATCAAAGCTAATGCGAACGTAAGTTATTCTAATGCGTCATTAATTAATCAAACGGCCGGAAAAATAATAGCAAATTTTTGGTTAGATAATGTTTATTCAGAAGAAGAAATGTTATCACATCGCATGGCAGATATTCATATTCATGACCTTGACAGCCTTACGGGATATTGCGCTGGTTGGAGTTTAAGGGTTCTTTTAAATGAGGGATTTAATGGTGTTTTAGGTAGGGTTTCAAGTCGTCCGCCAAAGCATTTTAATGAAGCATTAGGTCAAATAGCAAATTTCTTAGGCGTTGTACAGTCTGAATGGGCAGGTGCCCAAGCGCTTAGTTCTTTTGATACTTATCTTGCCCCATATGTATTTAAAGATAATCTTAATTTTTATCAGGTAAAAAGGTTATTAAGGAAATTTATTTATGACTTAAATATGCCTACCCGATGGGGACAAAGCCCATTTACTAATATTACCTTGGATTTCAAGATTCCAAAAGACCTTCAGGAGCAAATTCCCTGCATTAATAACGAGCATTTGTTTGAAAACTTACAAGATGATAAAGAAGTATTAACAAGAGCCAATGCAAGAAATGTAAACTCTCTGAAGGACTTAACTTATAAAAACTTTCAGCCTGAAATAGAAATTATAGATCAGGCTTTCTACGAAATAATGACGGAAGGGGATAGTAATAAACAGCCTTTTACGTTTCCTATACCTACAGTAAATATTACCGAAGATTTTGATTGGGATTCGAAAGCCGCTAAAGCTCTGTTTGATAATACTGCTAAAATGGGTAGTTCTTATTTTCAGAATTTTATCGGCAGTCAATACGTTTTAGATGATAAAGGGAACAAAATTCCTAATCCGGAAGCTTATTCCCCTGACTCTGTAAGAAGTATGTGCTGTCGCCTTCAACTGGATTTAAGGGAATTAGTAAAACGTGGAAACGGATTATTTGGCTCAGCAGAAATGACAGGTTCAATCGGTGTAACCACCATTAATATGGCAAGACTAGGGTATAAGTTTAAAAAGGATAAAAAGGGACTTTTTGATCAATTAAAGTATTTAATGAATTTATGTAAATCCGTATTGGAAAAAAGACGTAAATTTGTTCAGGAAATGTACAATCGTGGATTATATCCTTACACAGCTCGATACTTAAAAGATTTTAGAAACCATTTTAGTACTATAGGTGTTAATGGTATGAATGAGATGTTAATAAATTTCAGTGATAGCGCTTATGATATTGCTTCTGAGCAAGGTATAGAGTTGTGTTTAGAAATTCTGGAATTTATGCGTAAGGAACTAAAAAAATATCAAGAAGAAACCGGTAACCTCTACAACCTTGAAGCAACTCCCGCAGAAGGAGCTACTTACCGGTTTGCTAAAGAAGATAAAAAATACTTCCCTGATATTATCCAGTCCGGTTATTCCGAAAATATTTATTACACAAATAGTAGCCAACTTCCTGTTCATTTTACAGATGATCCATTTAAGGCTTTAGAAAAACAGGATAAATTACAATGTAAGTATACCGGCGGTACTGTTTTACATCTTTATACGAATGAAATTTTACGTCTCCTATTGCCTGTAAAAATTTTGTAA
- a CDS encoding oxidoreductase nitronate monooxygenase family protein, giving the protein MKTLKPLTLSGQQVLPLIEGGKGISVSNGQSAGAWASSGAVGTFSGVYGDYYDETGKFIPLIFRGKTRSERSIELTNHAIKAAISQAKIAYDLSGGAGRIHMNVLWGISSVEYFLQEVLKNTKNLIHGVVCGAGLPFKLAEIASQHKVFYYPIVSSARAFNLLWKRSYINFREWLGGVVYEDPWKAGGHNGISNNEDCDLPENPYQRVVAIRQIMRECGLHDIPIIMAGGVWFLRDWENWINNTEIGPIAFQFGTRALLTVESPISDSWKQKLLDLDPAEIKSNHFSPTGFHSLAVVNNFIKELQDRSLRQVYYSLTPTEERKMAVVINKIKNKAIYLTEEDNQKANCWIKAGFNKTMVTPDSSLIFITQEKYDEIRETQINCTGCLAYCRFSNWSEKKELAEGKIPDPRSYCIRRTLYNISHGGDIQENLMFSGKLAYLFAQDPFYKNGFIPTVKELINRILTGN; this is encoded by the coding sequence ATGAAAACGTTAAAACCATTAACTCTTTCTGGCCAACAAGTATTACCGTTAATTGAGGGAGGTAAAGGAATCTCAGTTAGTAACGGTCAAAGTGCCGGAGCTTGGGCATCCAGCGGAGCGGTGGGAACTTTTTCCGGCGTATACGGAGATTATTATGATGAAACGGGGAAGTTTATACCATTGATTTTTAGAGGAAAAACTAGGAGTGAACGAAGTATAGAGCTAACTAATCATGCTATAAAAGCAGCTATATCCCAAGCTAAGATAGCGTACGATCTGTCAGGAGGAGCAGGACGTATCCATATGAATGTATTATGGGGGATAAGCTCAGTTGAGTATTTTCTTCAGGAAGTGTTAAAAAATACAAAAAATTTAATTCATGGAGTAGTGTGCGGAGCTGGTCTGCCGTTTAAGTTGGCTGAAATAGCTTCTCAACACAAAGTTTTCTATTACCCTATAGTTTCTTCGGCGAGAGCTTTTAACCTATTATGGAAACGATCATATATAAATTTTAGGGAATGGCTTGGCGGAGTAGTATATGAAGATCCTTGGAAGGCTGGAGGGCATAATGGAATAAGTAATAACGAAGATTGTGACCTTCCTGAAAATCCTTACCAAAGAGTTGTAGCTATTAGGCAAATTATGAGGGAATGTGGTTTGCACGATATTCCGATTATAATGGCTGGTGGGGTGTGGTTTTTGAGGGATTGGGAAAATTGGATTAATAACACCGAAATTGGACCAATTGCTTTTCAATTCGGAACTAGAGCTTTACTAACGGTGGAAAGCCCTATTTCTGATAGTTGGAAACAGAAACTTTTAGACTTAGATCCTGCTGAAATTAAGTCTAATCACTTTAGTCCGACAGGATTTCATTCATTGGCTGTAGTAAATAACTTTATAAAAGAACTTCAAGACAGGTCGCTTAGGCAAGTATATTATTCCCTTACGCCTACCGAGGAACGAAAAATGGCTGTTGTGATTAACAAAATTAAGAATAAGGCTATTTATTTAACTGAGGAAGATAATCAAAAAGCTAATTGCTGGATAAAAGCAGGGTTTAACAAAACTATGGTTACTCCGGATTCAAGCCTAATTTTTATTACTCAGGAAAAATATGATGAAATAAGAGAGACCCAAATAAATTGTACTGGCTGCCTAGCTTATTGCCGTTTTAGCAATTGGTCTGAGAAAAAAGAACTGGCAGAAGGTAAAATTCCTGACCCACGTTCTTATTGTATCAGGAGAACTTTATACAATATTTCCCATGGAGGAGATATACAAGAAAATCTGATGTTTTCTGGAAAGTTAGCCTATTTATTTGCGCAAGATCCTTTTTACAAAAATGGTTTTATTCCTACTGTTAAAGAGCTAATTAATCGAATATTAACGGGTAATTAA